A stretch of the Osmerus mordax isolate fOsmMor3 chromosome 12, fOsmMor3.pri, whole genome shotgun sequence genome encodes the following:
- the LOC136953972 gene encoding magnesium transporter protein 1, which yields MEMFTRLLYSLFLVLICNGVPSVGQKKRETLLSEKVSQMMDWASKRSVIRMNGDKFRRFVKAPPRNYSVIIMFTALQPQRQCGVCKQADEEYQVLANSWRYSNAFTNKVFFATVDFDEGSDVFQMLNMNSAPTFINFPAKGKPKRSDTYELQVRGFAAEQLARWVADRTDVHVRVIRPPNYAGPLMLGFLLAVIGGLAYLRRNNLEFLFNKNVWAFSALCFVLIMTSGQMWNHIRGPPYAHKNPNTGQVSYIHGSSQAQFVAETHIVLLFNSAVTMGMVLLHEAATSDLDIGKRKIMCVAGIGLVMLFFSWLLSIFRAKYHGYPYSFLMS from the exons ATGGAAATGTTTACAAGACTTTTGTATTCTCTTTTTCTGGTGCTAATATGCAATGGCGTGCCTTCAGTTGGACAGAAGAAAAGGGAG ACCCTGCTCTCTGAGAAGGTGAGCCAGATGATGGACTGGGCCAGTAAACGTTCTGTCATTCGGATGAACGGGGATAAGTTCCGTCGGTTTGTCAAAGCTCCTCCTCGAAACTACTCCGTCATCATTATGTTCACAGCCCTGCAGCCACAGAGGCAGTGCGGAGTctgcaa GCAGGCCGATGAAGAGTACCAGGTTCTTGCTAACTCCTGGCGTTACTCCAATGCCTTCACCAACAAGGTCTTCTTTGCAACGGTGGATTTTGATGAAGGTTCCGACGTCTTCCAGATG CTCAACATGAACTCCGCTCCGACCTTCATCAACTTCCCAGCCAAGGGCAAGCCCAAGCGCAGCGACACGTATGAGCTGCAGGTCCGAGGCTTCGCCGCAGAGCAGCTGGCTCGCTGGGTCGCAGACCGCACTGACGTCCAC gtaagGGTGATCCGACCTCCTAACTACGCAGGGCCTCTGATGCTGGGATTCCTGCTGGCAGTAATAGGAGGGCTGGCCTACCTCCGACGCAACAACTTAGAGTTCCTGTTCAACAAGAATGTCTGGGCCTTTTCTGCTCTG TGCTTCGTTCTGATCATGACGTCAGGACAGATGTGGAACCACATCCGTGGCCCCCCCTACGCCCACAAGAACCCCAACACCGGACAAGTG AGCTACATCCATGGAAGCAGCCAGGCCCAGTTTGTGGCTGAAACCCACATTGTTCTTCTGTTCA ACTCTGCAGTAACCATGGGGATGGTGTTGTTGCATGAAGCCGCTACATCTGATCTTGATATCGGCAAGAGGAAGA TCATGTGTGTCGCAGGGATTGGCCTGGTCATGCTCTTCTTCAGTTGGCTGCTGTCCATCTTCAGAGCCAAGTACCATGGATACCCCTACAG TTTCCTGATGAGTTAG